A single genomic interval of Spinacia oleracea cultivar Varoflay chromosome 6, BTI_SOV_V1, whole genome shotgun sequence harbors:
- the LOC110785329 gene encoding uncharacterized protein isoform X2 has protein sequence MTTSHLTHINLILNRQFHTPNSSPCNISSKLISPRIIKYPSFLISITTLPLFKPNLHNAAQSVVKCFARDETHDSKLTQQGQKQEKKSFWAAVSLIIGTAVGPGMLGLPSATIKSGPLPSTVAILLSWVYVISSIILVAELSFATMEEDGVKDVSFTGLAIKAFGAHFGAFVSIVYASLSFSLLVACVSGIGSIVSQWFPSLNNVVSHGIFPMFLGSIIWFFPFRAIDSTNRFLCFMMLISIITLVGIGVSVARANLLISLSNSSWHVFSILPAIPVTVLTLGFHVITPFICKVAGDTIDEARKAILIGGTVPLVMVLSWNLIVLGLAGTGTAQSSSLQGDPIKLLLSVKSSALFAVQGFAFSALATSFIGYSVSFPKQLVDTLELIFRSSNSDNELGAKETMRETRIPDASDGSILSGSSFRNFEGLISVALFLVPVLVASFYPSTFSRALDFAGVYANCFLFGILPPAMAYIFKSRRKLRSSLPGGNVVLFLLFSTAVILSIWH, from the exons ATGACAACTTCTCATCTAACCCATATTAATTTGATCCTCAACAGGCAATTTCACACTCCAAATTCTTCTCCTTGTAATATTAGTTCCAAATTAATCTCCCCCAGAATCATAAAGTACCCATCTTTCTTAATTTCAATAACAACATTACCTCTCTTCAAACCTAATCTACACAATGCTGCTCAATCTGTTGTAAAATGCTTTGCTAGAGATGAAACCCATGATTCAAAACTCACACAACAAGGTCAAAAACAGGAGAAAAAGAGTTTTTGGGCAGCTGTTAGTCTGATAATAGGGACTGCTGTTGGTCCCGGAATGTTAGGTTTACCATCTGCAACCATAAAATCAGGACCATTACCTTCCACCGTTGCTATATTACTATCATGGGTTTATGTCATTTCCTCCATAATATTGGTTGCTGAGCTTAGTTTTGCTACAATGGAGGAAGATGGGGTCAAAGACGTAAGCTTTACTGGGTTAGCAATCAAGGCTTTTGGTGCACATTTTGGTGCATTCGTTTCAATTGTTTATGCAAGCCTTAGTTTTTCTCTTCTTGTTGCTTGTGTTTCTGGTATTGGTTCTATTGTCTCTCAATGGTTTCCTAGCTTAAATAATGTAGTATCTCATGGGATTTTCCCTATGTTTCTTGGAAGTATCATTTGGTTCTTCCCATTTCGAGCAATTGATTCGACAAATCGATTTCTATGCTTTATGATGCTGATCTCAATCATTACTTTGGTGGGCATTGGTGTTTCAGTTGCAAGAGCTAACTTGTTAATTTCTTTGTCCAATTCATCTTGGCATGTTTTCTCTATTTTGCCTGCTATTCCTGTCACTGTCCTTACCTTAGGGTTTCATGTTATTACCCCTTTTATCTGTAAAGTTGCTGGAGATACTATTGATGAGGCTCGAAAGGCGATTCTCATTGGTGGAACTGTTCCATTGGTTATGGTTTTGTCATGGAATCTTATTGTGTTAGGACTTGCTGGAACTGGGACTGCTCAATCATCTTCATTACAAGGAGACCCTATCAAATTGTTGCTGTCTGTTAAGTCTTCTGCTTTGTTTGCTGTCCAGGGCTTTGCATTTTCTGCTTTGGCTACTAGCTTCATTGGCTATTCTGTTAGTTTTCCCAAGCAGCTAGTTGACACCTTGGAGTTGATTTTCCGGTCTAGCAATTCGGACAATGAATTGGGTGCTAAAGAAACAATGAGGGAAACTAGGATTCCAGATGCAAGTGATGGATCAATCTTGAGTGGAAGTAGTTTTAGGAACTTCGAGGGCTTGATATCTGTTGCTCTATTTCTTGTTCCGGTTCTTGTTGCTTCCTTCTATCCATCAACATTCTCGAGGGCTCTTGACTTTGCTGGGGTGTATGCTAATTGTTTTCTGTTTGGTATTCTTCCTCCAGCCATGGCATATATTTTTAAATCCAGGAGAAAACTCAG GTCTTCTTTGCCTGGAGGAAATGTGGTGCTTTTCCTCCTCTTTAGCACTGCTGTCATACTGAGCATCTGGCATTAG
- the LOC110785330 gene encoding inactive protein RESTRICTED TEV MOVEMENT 2 produces MASKTKTSTIAPPSYVDFEPYCEWKKEEGVETLVFHLPDFKKDQLRVQVNNLGVLKVSGERPTTADGTKRNRFLKETKIPQGCDINDIRAKFSGGHLHVAMPKKASPLIEKQQMKPETTSSGGPKPEATQKPKAEVLVPNAEKLKALSSENGKAGTSTSYDQMKDENIFGLGNALGRLQVQKKVNVSLGVAVAAVVAIGAYVAYKYGSSSSPPPSIED; encoded by the exons ATGGCAAGCAAAACCAAGACTTCAACTATTGCACCGCCTTCTTACGTTGATTTTGAACCTTATTGTGAATGGAAGAAAGAGGAAGGAGTTGAAACTTTAGTCTTCCATCTTCCTG ATTTCAAGAAAGATCAACTaagagttcaagtcaataaCCTTGGAGTTCTGAAAGTAAGCGGAGAGAGGCCAACAACTGCAGATGGAACAAAAAGAAACCGCTTCCTTAAGGAAACCAAGATACCACAAGGCTGCGACATAAATGACATTCGAGCAAAGTTCAGTGGCGGACACCTTCATGTTGCTATGCCCAAGAAAGCCTCTCCCCTAATTGAGAAGCAGCAGATGAAGCCTGAAACAACATCATCAGGTGGCCCAAAACCAGAGGCTACTCAAAAGCCGAAAGCAGAAGTCCTGGTCCCTAATGCTGAAAAACTAAAGGCTCTAAGTTCTGAAAATGGTAAAGCAGGAACAAGCACTAGTTATGATCAGATGAAGGATGAAAACATATTTGGGCTTGGAAACGCCCTAGGAAGATTGCAAGTGCAGAAGAAGGTGAATGTGAGTTTAGGAGTTGCTGTTGCAGCGGTGGTGGCAATCGGAGCTTATGTAGCTTATAAATATGGATCTAGCTCTTCTCCTCCTCCAAGTATTGAGGACTAA
- the LOC110785329 gene encoding uncharacterized protein isoform X1, whose translation MTTSHLTHINLILNRQFHTPNSSPCNISSKLISPRIIKYPSFLISITTLPLFKPNLHNAAQSVVKCFARDETHDSKLTQQGQKQEKKSFWAAVSLIIGTAVGPGMLGLPSATIKSGPLPSTVAILLSWVYVISSIILVAELSFATMEEDGVKDVSFTGLAIKAFGAHFGAFVSIVYASLSFSLLVACVSGIGSIVSQWFPSLNNVVSHGIFPMFLGSIIWFFPFRAIDSTNRFLCFMMLISIITLVGIGVSVARANLLISLSNSSWHVFSILPAIPVTVLTLGFHVITPFICKVAGDTIDEARKAILIGGTVPLVMVLSWNLIVLGLAGTGTAQSSSLQGDPIKLLLSVKSSALFAVQGFAFSALATSFIGYSVSFPKQLVDTLELIFRSSNSDNELGAKETMRETRIPDASDGSILSGSSFRNFEGLISVALFLVPVLVASFYPSTFSRALDFAGVYANCFLFGILPPAMAYIFKSRRKLSHRSSLPGGNVVLFLLFSTAVILSIWH comes from the exons ATGACAACTTCTCATCTAACCCATATTAATTTGATCCTCAACAGGCAATTTCACACTCCAAATTCTTCTCCTTGTAATATTAGTTCCAAATTAATCTCCCCCAGAATCATAAAGTACCCATCTTTCTTAATTTCAATAACAACATTACCTCTCTTCAAACCTAATCTACACAATGCTGCTCAATCTGTTGTAAAATGCTTTGCTAGAGATGAAACCCATGATTCAAAACTCACACAACAAGGTCAAAAACAGGAGAAAAAGAGTTTTTGGGCAGCTGTTAGTCTGATAATAGGGACTGCTGTTGGTCCCGGAATGTTAGGTTTACCATCTGCAACCATAAAATCAGGACCATTACCTTCCACCGTTGCTATATTACTATCATGGGTTTATGTCATTTCCTCCATAATATTGGTTGCTGAGCTTAGTTTTGCTACAATGGAGGAAGATGGGGTCAAAGACGTAAGCTTTACTGGGTTAGCAATCAAGGCTTTTGGTGCACATTTTGGTGCATTCGTTTCAATTGTTTATGCAAGCCTTAGTTTTTCTCTTCTTGTTGCTTGTGTTTCTGGTATTGGTTCTATTGTCTCTCAATGGTTTCCTAGCTTAAATAATGTAGTATCTCATGGGATTTTCCCTATGTTTCTTGGAAGTATCATTTGGTTCTTCCCATTTCGAGCAATTGATTCGACAAATCGATTTCTATGCTTTATGATGCTGATCTCAATCATTACTTTGGTGGGCATTGGTGTTTCAGTTGCAAGAGCTAACTTGTTAATTTCTTTGTCCAATTCATCTTGGCATGTTTTCTCTATTTTGCCTGCTATTCCTGTCACTGTCCTTACCTTAGGGTTTCATGTTATTACCCCTTTTATCTGTAAAGTTGCTGGAGATACTATTGATGAGGCTCGAAAGGCGATTCTCATTGGTGGAACTGTTCCATTGGTTATGGTTTTGTCATGGAATCTTATTGTGTTAGGACTTGCTGGAACTGGGACTGCTCAATCATCTTCATTACAAGGAGACCCTATCAAATTGTTGCTGTCTGTTAAGTCTTCTGCTTTGTTTGCTGTCCAGGGCTTTGCATTTTCTGCTTTGGCTACTAGCTTCATTGGCTATTCTGTTAGTTTTCCCAAGCAGCTAGTTGACACCTTGGAGTTGATTTTCCGGTCTAGCAATTCGGACAATGAATTGGGTGCTAAAGAAACAATGAGGGAAACTAGGATTCCAGATGCAAGTGATGGATCAATCTTGAGTGGAAGTAGTTTTAGGAACTTCGAGGGCTTGATATCTGTTGCTCTATTTCTTGTTCCGGTTCTTGTTGCTTCCTTCTATCCATCAACATTCTCGAGGGCTCTTGACTTTGCTGGGGTGTATGCTAATTGTTTTCTGTTTGGTATTCTTCCTCCAGCCATGGCATATATTTTTAAATCCAGGAGAAAACTCAG CCACAGGTCTTCTTTGCCTGGAGGAAATGTGGTGCTTTTCCTCCTCTTTAGCACTGCTGTCATACTGAGCATCTGGCATTAG
- the LOC110785331 gene encoding ATP synthase subunit d, mitochondrial, with protein sequence MSGVVKKVADASFKASRNIDWEGMAKLLVSDEARKEFFTLRRTFDEVNTQLQTKFSQEPEPIDWEYYRKGIGNKVVDMYKEAYDGVVVPKYVDNVTPEYKPKFEALLVELKEAEQQSLKESERLEKEIADVQELKKKLSTMTADEYFEKHPELRKKFDDEIRNDYWGY encoded by the exons atgaGTGGAGTTGTGAAGAAGGTTGCGGATGCGAGCTTCAAGGCTTCGAGGAACATCGATTGGGAAGGCATGGCTAAGCTCCTTGTCTCCGATGAAGCTCGCAAGGAGTTCTTCACCCTTCGTCGCACTTTTGATGAAGTCAACACTCAACTTCAGACCAAGTTTAGCCAG GAACCTGAGCCCATAGACTGGGAGTATTACAGAAAAGGAATTGGCAACAAAGTGGTTGATATGTACAAGGAAGCTTATGATG GTGTTGTGGTTCCAAAGTATGTGGACAACGTTACACCAGAGTACAAGCCAAAATTTGAAGCCCTG TTAGTGGAACTGAAAGAAGCAGAACAACAATCTTTGAAAGAGTCTGAAAGATTAGAAAAAGAAATAGCAGATGTCCAGGAATTGAAG AAAAAACTAAGCACCATGACTGCGGATGAGTACTTTGAGAAGCATCCAGAGCTGAGGAAGAAGTTTGATGATGAAATTCGTAATGATTACTGGGGTTATTAA